A single window of Streptomyces cathayae DNA harbors:
- a CDS encoding Acg family FMN-binding oxidoreductase has protein sequence MNQQTLPDERVAALAHDAAAAPSMHNAQPWRFRYFRGSRTFQVRADLDRVLPHVDPDNRALHLGAGAALLNLRVALAHEGRHPAVRLLPDPADPALLAAVRLPPPGSTRSALSALYPAIHQRHSSRFPFEETEIPQELRTALADAARAEGATLAFPSSWHLQQVLELLEEAEARNLTDRGSGQDLAEWTRIDAPSKDTAPDGVPGYAFGPRKQGGKAPMRDFAGNRPVPGRGTAAFERTPQLALLSTSRDRPEDWLRAGQAMERVLLLATLEGLSSSFATQALEWSDLRWPLRDPVSGAGHIQIVLRLGYGPKGPDTPRRPVPDVLDIQP, from the coding sequence GTGAACCAGCAGACCCTGCCGGACGAGCGGGTGGCGGCTCTTGCACACGACGCCGCCGCCGCTCCGTCCATGCACAACGCACAGCCGTGGCGCTTTCGCTACTTCCGGGGCAGCCGCACCTTCCAGGTGCGCGCGGACCTGGACCGCGTCCTGCCGCACGTCGACCCGGACAACCGCGCCCTGCACCTCGGCGCCGGCGCCGCTCTGCTGAATCTGCGGGTCGCGCTGGCCCACGAGGGGCGGCACCCTGCGGTCCGGCTGCTGCCCGACCCGGCCGACCCGGCGCTGCTCGCCGCCGTGCGGCTGCCCCCTCCCGGGAGCACCCGGAGCGCTCTTTCCGCGCTGTATCCGGCGATCCACCAGCGGCACAGCAGCCGTTTCCCGTTCGAGGAGACGGAGATCCCCCAGGAGCTGCGCACGGCCCTGGCCGACGCCGCCCGCGCTGAGGGAGCGACGCTGGCCTTCCCGTCCTCCTGGCACCTGCAGCAGGTGCTGGAACTGCTGGAGGAGGCCGAGGCACGCAATCTCACGGACCGCGGCAGCGGCCAGGACCTGGCGGAGTGGACCCGTATCGATGCTCCGTCGAAGGACACGGCCCCGGACGGAGTGCCCGGCTACGCCTTCGGGCCGCGCAAGCAGGGCGGCAAGGCGCCCATGCGCGACTTCGCCGGGAACAGGCCGGTGCCCGGCCGCGGCACCGCCGCGTTCGAGCGGACCCCCCAGCTGGCCCTCCTCAGCACCTCCCGCGACCGCCCGGAGGACTGGCTGCGCGCCGGCCAGGCCATGGAACGGGTCCTGCTGCTGGCCACCCTCGAGGGCCTGTCCAGTTCCTTCGCCACCCAGGCCCTGGAGTGGAGCGACCTGCGCTGGCCGCTGCGCGACCCCGTGTCCGGGGCCGGGCACATACAGATCGTGCTGCGCCTGGGATACGGCCCCAAGGGCCCCGACACCCCGCGACGCCCGGTGCCGGACGTACTCGACATCCAGCCCTGA
- a CDS encoding S26 family signal peptidase, whose translation MDYALYAVSAVVAALLAVSVGRVARRRLGFVTKVESESMAPTLAPGRRLPPPGAPVSPGRSGAVTSWSSARPSWTGWSSSG comes from the coding sequence ATGGACTACGCCCTCTACGCCGTCTCCGCCGTGGTCGCGGCCCTGCTGGCCGTGTCCGTGGGACGGGTGGCGCGGCGTCGGCTCGGCTTCGTGACCAAGGTCGAGTCCGAGTCCATGGCACCCACCCTGGCGCCGGGCCGGCGACTGCCGCCGCCCGGCGCCCCTGTGTCTCCCGGCCGGTCCGGCGCGGTGACATCGTGGTCGTCCGCTCGGCCGAGCTGGACCGGGTGGTCGTCAAGCGGGTGA
- a CDS encoding Crp/Fnr family transcriptional regulator encodes MTTTTLAAGLPAEYRERLMGHAREVSFDIGARLFEEGQRADRFWIIRTGTVALDLQVPGRRAAVIDSLGHGELVGCSWHFPPHLWLLGAETTSPLRAWEFDAQAVRAQCAEDPEFGRAIAVWVGRVVAQRLHATRVRLLDLYAPYGSGSR; translated from the coding sequence ATGACAACCACCACTCTGGCCGCCGGTCTCCCGGCCGAGTACCGCGAGCGGCTGATGGGGCACGCCCGCGAGGTCTCCTTCGACATCGGAGCCCGTCTGTTCGAGGAGGGGCAGCGGGCCGACCGGTTCTGGATCATCCGGACCGGTACCGTCGCCCTCGATCTGCAGGTCCCTGGCCGCCGCGCGGCCGTGATCGATTCGCTGGGTCACGGTGAACTGGTCGGCTGCTCCTGGCACTTCCCGCCCCACCTGTGGCTCCTGGGCGCCGAGACCACCAGCCCGCTGCGGGCCTGGGAGTTCGACGCCCAGGCCGTGCGGGCACAGTGCGCCGAGGACCCCGAGTTCGGCCGCGCGATCGCCGTGTGGGTCGGCCGGGTGGTCGCCCAGCGACTGCACGCGACCCGCGTCCGGCTGCTCGATCTGTACGCTCCCTACGGCAGCGGGAGCAGGTGA
- a CDS encoding universal stress protein, translating into MLSPVVVGVDGSAESLAAAEWAAHEAVRRGRALRLLHARSWHPDQERAESAQASERHLARRVLREAEDRVRAVCPEVPLHAEQVAGPATAALVEAADGADLLVLGSRGLGRVTGLLLGSVALGVVAKATRPVVLVRAGTAGAEQAAGTGRRDVVLGVDVTEPCDEVIAFAFEAARLRHARLRVLHAWRVPGPLTLGPGEVGLVGGPQRAEEWLGFLSAVLQVWREKYPEVEVLQSVVEGKPADTLVKAASGAELLVVGDRLTDRRGIPRTGPVTHAVIHRVGCPVVIVPHD; encoded by the coding sequence ATGCTGTCGCCCGTTGTCGTCGGCGTCGACGGTTCCGCCGAAAGCCTGGCAGCCGCCGAGTGGGCGGCCCACGAGGCCGTGCGCCGCGGGCGGGCCCTGCGGCTGCTGCACGCGCGCAGCTGGCACCCGGACCAGGAGCGGGCGGAGAGCGCGCAGGCGAGCGAGCGGCACCTGGCGCGGCGGGTCCTGCGGGAGGCGGAGGACCGCGTCCGCGCCGTGTGCCCCGAGGTGCCGTTGCACGCCGAGCAGGTCGCGGGACCGGCGACCGCCGCCCTGGTGGAGGCGGCGGACGGCGCCGACCTGCTGGTGCTGGGCTCGCGCGGGCTGGGGCGCGTCACCGGTCTGCTCCTGGGGTCGGTCGCGCTCGGCGTGGTGGCGAAGGCCACCCGGCCCGTCGTCCTGGTACGGGCCGGTACGGCCGGGGCAGAGCAGGCGGCCGGCACCGGGCGGCGGGACGTGGTCCTCGGCGTCGACGTCACGGAACCGTGCGACGAGGTGATCGCGTTCGCCTTCGAAGCGGCCCGCCTGCGGCACGCGCGGCTGAGGGTCCTGCACGCCTGGCGCGTGCCCGGCCCGCTCACCCTGGGCCCCGGCGAGGTGGGCCTGGTGGGCGGTCCGCAGCGGGCCGAGGAGTGGCTGGGCTTCCTGTCCGCCGTGCTCCAGGTGTGGCGCGAGAAGTACCCCGAGGTCGAGGTCCTTCAGAGCGTGGTCGAGGGCAAGCCCGCAGACACCCTGGTGAAGGCGGCGTCCGGAGCGGAACTGCTGGTCGTCGGAGACCGGCTCACCGACCGCCGGGGGATACCGCGCACCGGCCCGGTCACCCACGCCGTGATCCACCGCGTCGGCTGCCCGGTGGTGATCGTGCCGCACGACTGA
- the lepB gene encoding signal peptidase I, which produces MVVRSAELDRVVVKRVIGLPGEHVDVSADEVRVDGRPLSEPYVVRRGGRSGSFDVPDGHLFLLGDNRARSSDSRSWRQPCLPISALLGTVLLRPRRPVATPADRGYRPAGSGRAG; this is translated from the coding sequence GTGGTCGTCCGCTCGGCCGAGCTGGACCGGGTGGTCGTCAAGCGGGTGATCGGGCTCCCCGGTGAGCACGTGGACGTCTCCGCCGACGAGGTCCGGGTGGACGGCAGGCCGCTGTCCGAGCCGTACGTCGTCCGGCGGGGCGGTCGGTCCGGCAGCTTCGACGTGCCGGACGGCCATCTGTTCCTGCTCGGCGACAACCGCGCCCGGTCGAGCGACAGCCGCAGCTGGCGACAGCCCTGCCTGCCGATCAGCGCCCTGCTGGGCACCGTCCTCCTCAGGCCGAGGCGACCCGTCGCAACGCCTGCCGATCGAGGATATCGACCCGCCGGCTCGGGCCGAGCCGGATGA
- a CDS encoding sulfite exporter TauE/SafE family protein: MSGLVLALAAGAVIGLALGALGGGGSVLAVPALIYLLGFTPVEATTASLVIVAFTSVAALPAHARDGRVRWRTGLLFAAAGIGPAMLGGALAGRLPEAALTAAFAVVVAAAALRMLRARPPAGTVRPVRPGRAAAAGAGLGAVTGVLGVGGGFLAVPALVGVLGLRMREAVGTSLLVLTVNSLAALAMRAGTLDTLDWAVVGPFAGAAVLGAWDGKRLAAKVSGGTLQRIFAVMLSAVATLMLLDAVMT, translated from the coding sequence ATGAGCGGTCTCGTCCTCGCCCTGGCGGCCGGGGCCGTGATCGGCCTGGCACTCGGTGCGCTCGGCGGCGGCGGCAGCGTGCTGGCCGTCCCGGCCCTGATCTACCTGCTCGGCTTCACCCCGGTCGAGGCCACCACCGCGAGTCTGGTCATCGTCGCGTTCACCTCGGTCGCCGCATTGCCCGCGCACGCCCGTGACGGCCGGGTGCGGTGGCGGACGGGGCTGCTGTTCGCAGCGGCCGGGATCGGCCCGGCGATGCTGGGCGGTGCGCTCGCCGGACGCCTTCCGGAGGCGGCGCTGACGGCGGCGTTCGCCGTGGTGGTGGCAGCGGCCGCGCTGCGCATGCTGCGGGCCCGGCCGCCCGCGGGCACCGTCCGGCCGGTCCGGCCGGGCCGCGCGGCGGCGGCCGGCGCCGGACTCGGCGCCGTCACCGGCGTGCTCGGTGTCGGGGGCGGCTTCCTGGCCGTACCGGCGCTGGTGGGCGTGCTCGGCCTGCGCATGCGTGAGGCGGTGGGCACCAGCCTGCTGGTCCTCACCGTCAACTCCCTGGCCGCGCTGGCGATGCGCGCCGGTACGCTCGACACGCTGGACTGGGCGGTCGTCGGACCCTTCGCCGGAGCGGCGGTCCTCGGCGCGTGGGACGGGAAGCGGCTGGCCGCGAAGGTCTCCGGAGGCACACTCCAGCGGATCTTCGCCGTGATGCTGTCGGCCGTGGCCACCCTCATGCTGCTCGACGCGGTGATGACGTGA
- a CDS encoding zinc-dependent alcohol dehydrogenase family protein, whose amino-acid sequence MKGYVFHGPGQASWEEVPDPGVKEPTDAIVRVDAVTVCGTDLHILKGDVPEVRPGTVLGHEAVGEIVEVGSDVRTVRPGDRVLVSCISACGRCRYCRESMYSQCRGGGGWILGHLIDGTQAEYVRVPYADLSVHPLPGALAGQDAVLLADIFPTAYEVGVLNGRVRPGDTVVVVGAGPIGLAAIATARLFAPERIVAIDLAASRLEAAKGLGADAVADAGEAPEQLIADLTDGLGADVVIEAVGVPETFDMCTRMVRPGGHVANVGVHGKPVTLHLEDLWIKNVTITTGLVDTRSTPTLLRMASAGRLPTSQLVTHTFSLDQMEEAYEVFGNAAETGALKVVLGEPRHDVVATRTT is encoded by the coding sequence ATGAAGGGCTACGTCTTCCACGGTCCCGGGCAGGCTTCCTGGGAGGAGGTCCCGGACCCCGGTGTCAAGGAACCCACCGACGCGATCGTCCGGGTCGACGCCGTGACCGTCTGCGGAACGGACCTGCACATCCTCAAGGGCGACGTGCCCGAGGTGCGGCCCGGCACCGTGCTGGGGCACGAGGCGGTCGGTGAGATCGTCGAGGTGGGAAGCGACGTACGCACGGTGCGCCCCGGGGACCGGGTGCTGGTCTCCTGCATCAGCGCCTGCGGACGGTGCCGGTACTGCCGCGAGAGCATGTACAGCCAGTGCCGGGGCGGCGGGGGCTGGATCCTCGGGCACCTGATCGACGGAACCCAGGCGGAGTACGTCCGGGTGCCGTACGCCGACCTGTCCGTGCACCCGCTGCCCGGAGCCCTGGCCGGGCAGGACGCCGTGCTGCTGGCAGACATCTTCCCCACCGCCTACGAGGTGGGCGTGCTCAACGGAAGGGTGCGGCCCGGGGACACCGTCGTGGTCGTCGGAGCCGGCCCCATCGGGCTGGCGGCCATCGCCACCGCCCGGCTTTTCGCCCCCGAGCGGATCGTCGCGATCGACCTGGCCGCTTCCCGGCTCGAGGCCGCCAAGGGCCTCGGCGCCGACGCCGTGGCCGACGCGGGGGAAGCCCCCGAGCAGCTGATCGCCGACCTCACGGACGGACTCGGCGCGGACGTCGTCATCGAGGCGGTCGGTGTGCCGGAGACCTTCGACATGTGCACGCGCATGGTCCGGCCCGGCGGGCACGTGGCCAACGTCGGCGTGCACGGCAAGCCCGTGACCCTGCATCTGGAAGACCTGTGGATCAAGAACGTGACCATCACCACGGGCCTGGTCGACACCCGTTCCACACCGACGCTGCTGCGGATGGCGTCCGCCGGCAGGCTCCCGACCTCGCAACTGGTCACCCACACCTTCTCCCTGGACCAGATGGAGGAGGCCTACGAGGTCTTCGGCAACGCCGCCGAGACCGGCGCCCTCAAGGTCGTGCTGGGCGAGCCACGGCATGACGTCGTCGCCACGCGGACGACCTGA
- a CDS encoding CBS domain-containing protein, whose protein sequence is MNGSPYTVSDVMSHTVVAVGRDAPFKEIVRLIEQWKVSALPVLEGEGRVVGVVSEADLLPKQEFRDSDPDRFMQRSRLPDLAKAGALTAGELMSTPAVTVHADASVAQAARIMAQRKVKRLPVVSREGLLEGVVSRVDLLKVFLRTDEELAQEVRREVVAPLFPAPLEPLEVEVLDGVVTLTGRIRDTSLVPVVARAIRAVEGVVDVTFQPANGSSGEPR, encoded by the coding sequence ATGAACGGCAGCCCGTACACCGTGAGCGACGTGATGTCTCACACCGTCGTGGCCGTCGGCCGCGACGCCCCGTTCAAGGAGATCGTCCGGCTCATCGAGCAGTGGAAGGTGAGCGCCCTGCCGGTGCTGGAGGGCGAGGGCCGAGTCGTCGGCGTCGTCTCCGAGGCCGATCTGCTGCCCAAGCAGGAGTTCCGCGACAGCGACCCCGACCGGTTCATGCAGCGGAGCCGCCTGCCCGACCTGGCCAAGGCGGGGGCACTGACCGCCGGAGAGCTGATGAGCACCCCGGCCGTCACCGTCCACGCCGACGCCTCCGTCGCGCAGGCGGCCCGCATCATGGCTCAGCGCAAGGTCAAGCGGCTGCCCGTCGTGAGCCGCGAAGGGCTGCTCGAAGGCGTCGTCAGCCGGGTCGACCTGCTGAAGGTCTTCCTGCGGACGGACGAGGAACTCGCCCAAGAGGTCCGCAGGGAAGTCGTCGCTCCCCTCTTCCCGGCCCCGCTCGAGCCCCTGGAGGTGGAGGTCCTCGACGGTGTCGTCACCCTCACCGGCCGCATCCGGGACACCTCGCTGGTGCCCGTCGTCGCCCGCGCGATACGCGCCGTCGAGGGGGTCGTCGACGTCACGTTCCAGCCGGCGAACGGATCGTCGGGCGAACCGCGGTGA
- a CDS encoding pyridoxamine 5'-phosphate oxidase family protein: protein MYPNDGFRELGRQECLRLMAKVPVGRIVFTRLALPAVLPVNFRLDADGAVLLRTAAASELVRAVDGAVVAFEADDVDAARQAGWSVVVTGPAAVVTDPAEHARLSRTGPVAWVPAPREVFVRIEPELVTGRELVGGRTLYGVNLAAKDG, encoded by the coding sequence ATGTACCCCAACGACGGTTTCCGTGAACTCGGTCGGCAGGAGTGCCTGCGGCTGATGGCCAAGGTGCCCGTCGGCCGCATCGTCTTCACGCGCCTGGCTCTGCCCGCCGTGCTGCCGGTCAACTTCCGTCTGGACGCCGACGGCGCGGTCCTGCTGCGCACCGCTGCGGCTTCGGAACTGGTCCGCGCGGTCGACGGCGCGGTGGTCGCCTTCGAGGCCGACGACGTCGACGCGGCCCGGCAGGCCGGCTGGAGCGTGGTCGTCACGGGCCCGGCCGCGGTGGTGACCGACCCGGCCGAGCACGCGCGTCTGTCCCGCACCGGCCCGGTCGCCTGGGTGCCCGCGCCGCGGGAGGTCTTCGTCCGTATCGAGCCCGAGCTGGTGACCGGGCGCGAACTCGTCGGCGGACGCACCCTGTACGGGGTGAACCTGGCGGCAAAGGACGGCTGA
- a CDS encoding DUF1876 domain-containing protein, with protein MPHTVEWKVRLYLFEDGRTTRARAVVDTGTTVLTGHGATRRNPADPEVPEIGDELAAGRALQDLGQQLVDIAERDIEGTGAAGPGPRPPVGWPA; from the coding sequence ATGCCGCACACCGTGGAATGGAAGGTCCGCCTCTACCTCTTCGAGGACGGAAGAACGACGAGGGCCCGCGCGGTGGTCGACACCGGGACCACGGTGCTCACCGGCCACGGGGCCACCCGCCGGAATCCGGCGGACCCGGAGGTACCGGAGATCGGTGACGAGCTGGCGGCCGGCCGGGCCCTGCAGGACCTGGGCCAACAGCTGGTGGACATCGCCGAGCGCGACATCGAGGGCACGGGAGCGGCCGGGCCGGGCCCCCGTCCACCCGTCGGCTGGCCGGCCTGA
- a CDS encoding rhodanese-like domain-containing protein gives MNSPLTPVTLGTDQARTRLDELTVIDVRTPAEYASGHLPGALNIPLDHVRRALPEIRHAAERGDVLLVCASGARSGSACTLLAEQGVPVATLAGGTNAWAAEGHDLHHPTVCATTPAGWSMERQVRLAAGTLVLLGLVLGLLVHPAFQLLSAGVAGGLVFSALTDTCGMAVVLAKLPHNRPRAADLDAALAALRGR, from the coding sequence ATGAACAGCCCCCTCACCCCGGTCACTCTCGGCACCGACCAGGCCCGGACCCGCCTCGACGAACTCACCGTCATCGACGTACGCACGCCCGCCGAGTACGCCTCCGGCCATCTGCCCGGCGCCCTGAACATCCCCCTGGACCACGTCCGGCGCGCCCTGCCCGAGATCCGGCACGCCGCCGAGCGGGGAGACGTGCTTCTCGTGTGCGCCTCCGGGGCCCGCTCCGGCAGCGCCTGCACCCTGCTGGCCGAACAGGGCGTCCCCGTCGCCACACTCGCCGGAGGCACCAACGCCTGGGCCGCCGAGGGCCACGACCTGCACCATCCCACCGTCTGCGCCACCACCCCGGCCGGCTGGAGCATGGAGCGCCAGGTCCGTTTGGCGGCCGGCACCCTGGTGCTCCTCGGCCTCGTGCTCGGCCTGCTCGTGCATCCGGCGTTCCAGCTCCTCTCGGCCGGTGTCGCGGGCGGCCTGGTCTTCTCCGCGCTCACCGACACCTGCGGTATGGCGGTCGTACTGGCCAAGCTGCCCCACAACCGCCCCCGCGCGGCCGACCTCGACGCCGCGCTCGCCGCCCTGCGCGGCCGCTGA
- a CDS encoding alcohol dehydrogenase catalytic domain-containing protein, with amino-acid sequence MRGLVYHGPARTSWDTVPDPVLEADTDAIVRVDATTVCGSDLHIRQGDLAEVKPGTVLGHEAVGEVVEAGSKVHSRRPGQQVIVSAVSACGHCPSCRDTLYGQCRGGGGWILGNTVHGTQAEFVRVPFADHSTHRRPLDLPLDEAVLLAELLPTAYEVGVRNGHVGPGDTVVVVGAGPVGLAAVLVARLYSPRRIVAVDLSRPRLAAAARLGADAAELPGRMVAELSEGPGADVVIEAAGTPDGFVLATRVVRAGGHIANIGMPGRPATLHLEALWRKNVTISTGQVDTSSTPWLRDLLLFKRLAAAPLVTHRFCLERMEDAYEVFAHGPDTGALKVVLHRETPEPPR; translated from the coding sequence ATGCGAGGACTCGTCTACCACGGTCCCGCCCGGACCTCCTGGGACACGGTGCCGGACCCGGTGCTCGAGGCCGACACCGACGCGATCGTGCGCGTCGACGCGACCACCGTCTGCGGCAGCGACCTGCACATCCGGCAGGGCGACCTCGCCGAGGTGAAACCGGGAACGGTCCTCGGCCACGAGGCCGTCGGCGAGGTGGTGGAGGCCGGCAGCAAGGTGCACAGCCGGCGTCCCGGACAGCAGGTGATCGTGTCGGCCGTCTCGGCCTGCGGGCACTGCCCGTCCTGCCGCGACACCCTGTACGGGCAGTGCCGCGGGGGCGGCGGGTGGATCCTGGGCAACACCGTCCACGGCACGCAGGCCGAGTTCGTCCGCGTCCCCTTCGCCGACCACTCCACACACCGGCGGCCCTTGGACCTCCCCCTGGACGAGGCGGTCCTGCTCGCCGAGCTCCTGCCCACCGCCTACGAGGTCGGGGTGCGCAACGGGCACGTGGGCCCGGGCGACACCGTGGTCGTGGTGGGCGCGGGACCGGTGGGGCTGGCCGCCGTCCTGGTCGCCCGGCTCTACTCGCCGCGCCGGATCGTCGCGGTGGACCTGTCCCGCCCCCGGCTGGCGGCCGCCGCCCGGCTGGGGGCCGACGCCGCCGAACTGCCCGGCCGGATGGTCGCCGAACTGTCCGAGGGGCCCGGCGCCGACGTGGTCATCGAGGCCGCGGGCACCCCGGACGGCTTCGTCCTGGCGACCCGCGTGGTGCGCGCGGGAGGGCACATCGCCAACATCGGCATGCCCGGCAGGCCGGCCACCCTGCACCTGGAGGCCCTGTGGCGCAAGAACGTGACGATCAGCACCGGCCAGGTCGACACCTCCTCCACCCCGTGGCTGCGCGACCTGCTGCTCTTCAAACGGCTGGCGGCCGCCCCCCTGGTCACCCACCGGTTCTGCCTCGAGCGCATGGAGGACGCCTACGAGGTCTTCGCGCACGGTCCGGACACCGGCGCCCTCAAGGTCGTGCTGCACCGCGAGACACCGGAACCACCCCGGTAG
- a CDS encoding Crp/Fnr family transcriptional regulator, with product MGDGHDHRLHFVQTVRLFADLPEAAQHRVASAAVTRPYQRDERIYGPGDRTGLFIVHRGLVKVYRLTESGNEQLIRLMSPGDFLGETALLADTTTDHFAVALQPSELCVIDRARFTGLLGQHPSVAVQMLRAVSDRLGTAEEMVSALSGKSVRQRLAQQLLHLADEAGGTDFRLPTTKKELASYLGTTAETLSRRLGALQEAGVIRLGPSRRVDILDRQALRRVASA from the coding sequence ATGGGCGACGGACACGACCACCGGTTGCACTTCGTCCAGACGGTGCGGCTCTTCGCGGACCTGCCCGAAGCCGCACAGCACCGGGTCGCGTCCGCGGCGGTGACGCGTCCGTACCAGCGCGACGAGCGCATTTACGGCCCCGGGGACCGCACCGGGTTGTTCATCGTGCACCGCGGGCTGGTCAAGGTCTACCGGCTCACCGAGTCCGGGAACGAACAGCTGATCCGGCTGATGTCTCCGGGGGACTTCCTCGGCGAGACCGCGCTTCTCGCGGACACGACCACCGATCACTTCGCGGTCGCGCTCCAGCCGAGTGAGCTCTGTGTGATCGACCGGGCGCGGTTCACCGGGCTGCTCGGGCAGCATCCGTCGGTGGCGGTGCAGATGCTGCGGGCCGTGTCCGACCGGCTGGGAACGGCCGAGGAGATGGTGTCGGCGCTCAGCGGGAAGTCGGTCCGGCAGCGGCTGGCCCAGCAGCTGCTGCACCTGGCGGACGAGGCCGGCGGCACGGACTTCCGACTGCCCACCACCAAGAAGGAGCTGGCCTCTTACCTCGGCACCACCGCGGAGACGCTGAGCCGTCGGCTCGGCGCGCTGCAGGAGGCCGGAGTCATCCGGCTCGGCCCGAGCCGGCGGGTCGATATCCTCGATCGGCAGGCGTTGCGACGGGTCGCCTCGGCCTGA
- a CDS encoding DoxX family membrane protein codes for MAVHDHPHRRPGFRLPSPHRAGTAPAAEPTVAAATATRAYVLAGLRLLTGFVFLWAFLDKTFGLGYATPSGKGWVDGGSPTRGFLSGVAVGPMESTFHAWAGAAWADWLFMLGLLGVGLAVIAGIGLRLAAVAGTVMMALMWVAEWPPAQHLSDGSPSMSTNPFVDYHLIYAVVLVALAAAGAGATWGLGKVWARLPFVSRNRWLL; via the coding sequence ATGGCAGTTCACGACCACCCTCACCGGCGTCCGGGATTCCGCCTCCCGTCCCCGCACCGGGCCGGGACGGCTCCCGCCGCCGAGCCGACGGTCGCGGCGGCGACCGCGACCCGCGCGTACGTGCTCGCCGGGCTCCGTCTGCTGACGGGTTTCGTCTTCCTGTGGGCGTTCCTGGACAAGACGTTCGGCCTCGGCTACGCGACCCCCTCCGGCAAGGGATGGGTCGACGGCGGGTCGCCGACCCGGGGGTTCCTCAGCGGCGTCGCCGTCGGGCCGATGGAGTCCACCTTCCACGCCTGGGCCGGGGCCGCCTGGGCCGACTGGCTGTTCATGCTCGGTCTGCTCGGGGTCGGCCTCGCGGTGATCGCGGGCATCGGCCTGCGGCTCGCCGCGGTCGCGGGCACCGTCATGATGGCGCTGATGTGGGTCGCGGAATGGCCGCCGGCCCAGCACCTGTCGGACGGATCGCCGAGCATGTCGACGAACCCCTTCGTCGACTACCACCTGATCTACGCCGTGGTCCTCGTCGCGCTCGCCGCCGCGGGCGCCGGCGCCACCTGGGGACTGGGCAAGGTCTGGGCGCGACTCCCCTTCGTCAGCCGCAACCGCTGGCTGCTCTGA
- a CDS encoding Hsp20/alpha crystallin family protein gives MTLPTHRGRGSLSGWDPLQELEDLRIRVDQLMHASFPGRGFPEAEAGEGAWAPLADVEDTEDAYLMELELPGVEKDQISVEVNDGELDIHGEIKERERTGVVRRQTRHVGRFDYRTSLPPNIDTEHITAELTGGVLTVRVPKTRKTKPHRIEITG, from the coding sequence ATGACGCTTCCGACACACCGCGGCAGGGGCTCGCTCTCCGGATGGGACCCCCTCCAGGAACTCGAGGACCTGCGCATCCGCGTGGATCAGCTCATGCACGCCTCCTTCCCCGGCCGTGGTTTTCCCGAGGCCGAGGCCGGGGAAGGGGCGTGGGCGCCGTTGGCCGACGTCGAGGACACCGAGGACGCCTACCTGATGGAGCTGGAACTTCCCGGCGTGGAGAAGGACCAGATCAGCGTGGAGGTCAACGACGGCGAGCTCGACATCCACGGCGAGATCAAGGAGAGGGAACGCACGGGTGTGGTCCGCCGGCAGACCCGGCACGTCGGGCGGTTCGACTACCGCACGAGTCTGCCTCCGAACATCGACACCGAGCACATCACCGCGGAACTGACCGGCGGGGTCCTCACGGTGCGCGTCCCCAAGACCCGGAAGACCAAGCCGCACCGCATCGAGATCACCGGCTGA
- a CDS encoding metal-sensitive transcriptional regulator encodes MELELEGADLKAVLNRLRRAQGQISGVIRMIEEGRDCEEVVMQLAAASRALDRAGFAIIATGLQQCVVDMESGRKNGEDTAQMRARLEKLFLSLA; translated from the coding sequence GTGGAACTGGAGCTTGAGGGTGCGGATCTGAAGGCCGTGCTGAACCGGCTGCGCCGGGCGCAGGGTCAGATCTCCGGGGTGATCCGGATGATCGAGGAGGGGCGCGACTGCGAGGAGGTCGTCATGCAGCTCGCCGCGGCCTCCCGCGCGCTCGACCGGGCCGGCTTCGCGATCATCGCGACGGGCCTGCAGCAGTGCGTGGTGGACATGGAGTCCGGTCGTAAGAACGGGGAGGACACCGCGCAGATGCGCGCCCGGCTGGAGAAGCTGTTCCTGTCCCTGGCGTAG